The following proteins are encoded in a genomic region of Brachypodium distachyon strain Bd21 chromosome 1, Brachypodium_distachyon_v3.0, whole genome shotgun sequence:
- the LOC100835756 gene encoding phosphopantetheine adenylyltransferase 1, translating to MIAAPVTGDIPTGAPPPAPEEEAGPPPYGSVVLGGTFDRLHDGHRRLLKASADLARDRIVVGVCTGPMLAKKEYSELIEPVEKRIKAVGDYIKSIKPELIVQVEPIGDPYGPSIIDEKLDAIIVSKETLNGGLAVNQKREDKGLPLLKVEVVDLLSGGAEGEKLSSSALRKLEAEQTQQQKETIANQEGV from the exons atgatcgCTGCCCCCGTGACCGGCGACATCCCGaccggagcgccgccgcctgctccggaggaggaggctgggcCTCCGCCGTATGGATCGGTAGTCCTCGGCGGCACCTTCGACCGCCTACACgacggccaccgccgcctcctcaaG GCCTCGGCGGATTTGGCCAGGGATCGGATTGTGGTGGGCGTATGCACGGGCCCCATGCTCGCTAAGAAGGAG TACTCTGAGCTGATCGAGCCGGTCGAGAAGCGCATCAAAGCCGTGGGGGATTACATCAAG TCTATTAAACCAGAACTGATAGTACAAGTGGAGCCTATTGGGGATCCCTATGGCCCATCCATTATTGATGAAAAGTTGGATGCCATTATTGTCAG CAAGGAGACACTAAATGGTGGACTTGCTGTAAATcagaaaagagaagacaaaGGACTGCCATTGTTAAAG GTTGAGGTTGTTGATCTTTTATCTGGAGGTGCAGAGGGGGAAAAGTTGAGTTCATCTGCTTTACGGAAGCTCGAGGCAGAGCAAACTCAACaacaaaaggaaacaataGCTAATCAAGAAGGTGTTTAG